From the Zymomonas mobilis subsp. pomaceae ATCC 29192 genome, the window ATGACATCGGGTAATTGTTTCGGCTCAATCCATTTCCATGCTCGAAATTCAGGTTTTTCCGTGTTGATATTAATATCTTCATCCCTGCCTAAATAACGTGCCAAGAACCATATTTGACGTTGCCCAACATATTTGCTTTTAAAAAAACCTGCCTGCATATCTTTGGGAAAATCATAACTCAGCCATTCTTTGGAACGGCTGATGATGGCCACCATACGTGCTGGAATATGGGTTTCTTCTTCTAATTCACGTAAGACACCGACTTCAGGGGATTCATTGGCTTCCAATCCGCCTTGTGGCATTTGCCATGCATCCTCTTTCATGTCATTCCGTGCTGCTACAAAAACAAGGTTATCCTTGTTCAATAACATAATGCCAGTACCGGAACGATATTCAAGTTTATCCATAGTAAAATCCCCTTTATGCTATAAGAATGAGGCTAAAATAACAAGAAAGAAAGCCTGTATTTACTAACAGAAATTAAATGATACCCTGCCATCCATTCTTATAATCTTGCTTTATCAGTTTTATAATATGCTCAGCCGCGTCTTTCGGTGAACGTAATAAATTTTGATCTTCATCCGGAAAAATGCGCTTCCGCGTATCAGTCGCCACAGGCTTTAATTCAGCTAAGGCGAGTTTGATAGTGTTTAATGCCTCATTCTCAGCACTGTAACATAAAAGCAGGCTCTCCATGGCGCGTTTAGAAGCCCTATAGCCCCCGCCATAAGCGTTTATGGAAGAATCTTCGGGAATCGTTAATCCAATGACACGAGCCGAAGCACTTTTTTGTAGTAAAGAATGAAAAGAACTTAATAAATTTTGTTGCGCTACAGCATTAACCGAAAGCATTTGTGTAAGAGAAGAGGACGATAGATCTGTAACAGAGGTAGGTGGATCAAAGCGTGCAGCGGCTAAAACCATAATATCAAGCGCTGGCCAGCGTCCTGCAACAGAAGCAGCAAGATGGCGACAACTGCCAAGATTGGTAATATCCATCGGCGCTATAGTCGCCGATCCCCCTTTTTGGTAAATACGTTCTTCCACATTTTCTAAATCACCCGCTGTACGAGCAACTAAAATAACATGGGCACCTGCTTCCGCTAAGGCTTCTGCAGTGGCGGCTCCAATCCCTCGACCTGCCCCGGTTACCAGGGCAATAGGGTGTGTAAAAGGAAGCTTAGTCATGCTTAGTCATATGCTAAGGAGATTGTTTTCATTCGATGAACAGAAACTTTTACTGTCAGCCTATAGGGCAAAAAGAAAGGGGCTAACTCTTAAAAGTTACCCCCTTATTCAACTGTATTTTTAACGGTGACAGCCCTTTAGGCGATAGCCACTTGTTCTGAAAGTTGAATCAGCTGTTCCGATGAACTTAATTCGCCCTGATCGGTAAGCGGGGTTGGATAAGCACCCGTAAAGCAAGCATCACAATATTGAGGATGTTCATTGTTACGTCCGGCCTCTCCGACCGCACGATAAAGACCATCCATCGAAATGAAAGCCAGACTGTCGGCACCGATATATTCGGCCATTTGTGCTACCGTCATTTGCGCTGCCAGCAATTTTGCCCGTTCTGGAGTGTCAACGCCATAAAAGCAGCTATGACGGGTGGGGGGGCTAGCAATCCGTAGATGAATTTCCTTGGCACCTGCATCTTTGAGCATGCGCAGGATTTTGATGCTGGTTGTACCTCTGACGATAGAATCGTCGATTAAAACCAACTTTTTGCCTTCAATCAAAGCGCGGTTAGCATTGTGTTTCAGCTTAACACCTAAATGGCGTACCTGATCCCCCGGTTGAATAAAGGTTCTGCCCACATAGTGAGAGCGGATAATCCCTAGTTCAAAGGGTAATTCAGATTGCTGTGCATAGCCGATAGCCGCTGGTGTCCCAGAATCCGGCACAGGGATAACCATATCCGCATCTACAGGATTTTCGCGGGCTAATTCTATACCAATTGATTTACGGACAGAATAAACCGAGGTGCCATCAATCAAAGAATCTGGGCGGGAGAAATAAACATGTTCAAAAATACAAGGCCGTGGCCGCTGTTTTTTGAAAGGATGAATAGACTGCAACCCTTTTTCCGAGATGATAATCATCTCTCCCGGTTCGACCTGACGAATGTAGGTTCCACCGATAATATCAAGTGCAACGGTTTCTGACGCGCAGACAAAGGCATCCCCGACACGCCCTAACACCAAGGGTCGGATGCCCAAAGGATCACGACAGGCAATCATGCCTTCTGGTGTAAGGCAAACTAAGGAATAAGCGCCTTCAATTTGCTTTAGGGCATCAATGAAACGGTCCAGCAAGCTGCGATAGCTAGACGTTGCGACCAAATGAATAATGGTTTCCGTATCGGACGTGGACTGAAAAA encodes:
- the purF gene encoding amidophosphoribosyltransferase, with the translated sequence MSPSFSSELFSDSINASTTETSHSQDGLSDDNLHEECGVFGIWGADTASAVVALGLHALQHRGQEAAGITSWDGKNFHSRRAVGHVAGNFDRDDAIRSLPGPCAIGHVRYATTGESTLCNVQPLYAELASGGFAIAHNGNISNAVTLRHQLVRHGSIFQSTSDTETIIHLVATSSYRSLLDRFIDALKQIEGAYSLVCLTPEGMIACRDPLGIRPLVLGRVGDAFVCASETVALDIIGGTYIRQVEPGEMIIISEKGLQSIHPFKKQRPRPCIFEHVYFSRPDSLIDGTSVYSVRKSIGIELARENPVDADMVIPVPDSGTPAAIGYAQQSELPFELGIIRSHYVGRTFIQPGDQVRHLGVKLKHNANRALIEGKKLVLIDDSIVRGTTSIKILRMLKDAGAKEIHLRIASPPTRHSCFYGVDTPERAKLLAAQMTVAQMAEYIGADSLAFISMDGLYRAVGEAGRNNEHPQYCDACFTGAYPTPLTDQGELSSSEQLIQLSEQVAIA
- a CDS encoding RNA pyrophosphohydrolase, whose product is MDKLEYRSGTGIMLLNKDNLVFVAARNDMKEDAWQMPQGGLEANESPEVGVLRELEEETHIPARMVAIISRSKEWLSYDFPKDMQAGFFKSKYVGQRQIWFLARYLGRDEDININTEKPEFRAWKWIEPKQLPDVIVDFKKPLYEKLLSEFSTKIQ
- a CDS encoding SDR family NAD(P)-dependent oxidoreductase, yielding MTKLPFTHPIALVTGAGRGIGAATAEALAEAGAHVILVARTAGDLENVEERIYQKGGSATIAPMDITNLGSCRHLAASVAGRWPALDIMVLAAARFDPPTSVTDLSSSSLTQMLSVNAVAQQNLLSSFHSLLQKSASARVIGLTIPEDSSINAYGGGYRASKRAMESLLLCYSAENEALNTIKLALAELKPVATDTRKRIFPDEDQNLLRSPKDAAEHIIKLIKQDYKNGWQGII